Proteins co-encoded in one Astatotilapia calliptera chromosome 18, fAstCal1.2, whole genome shotgun sequence genomic window:
- the copa gene encoding coatomer subunit alpha, whose amino-acid sequence MLTKFETKSARVKGLSFHPKRPWVLASLHNGVIQLWDYRMCTLIDKFDEHDGPVRGIDFHKQQPLFVSGGDDYKIKVWNYKLRRCLFTLLGHLDYIRTTFFHHEYPWILSASDDQTIRIWNWQSRTCVCVLTGHNHYVMCAQFHPSEDLVVSGSLDQTVRVWDISGLRKKNLSPGAVETEVRGISGVDLFGASDAVVKHVLEGHDRGVNWAAFHPTMPLIVSGADDRQVKIWRMNESKAWELDTCRGHYNNVSCAIFHPRQELILSNSEDKSIRVWDMSKRTGVQTFRRDHDRFWVLGAHPNLNLFAAGHDSGMIVFKLERERPAYAVHGNMLYYVKDRFLRQLDFNSSKDTAVMQLRSGSKFPVFSMSYNPAENAVLLCTRATNLENSTYDLYSIPKESDSQNPDAPEGKRSSGLTAVWVARNRFAVLDRMHSLLIKNLKNEIVKKVQVPSCEEIFYAGTGSLLLRDADGVTLFDVQQKRSLATVKISKVKYVVWSADTSHVALLAKHAIMICNRKLESLCNIHENIRVKSGAWDESGVFIYTTSNHIKYALTSGDHGIIRTLDLPIYVTRVRGNSVYCLDRECRPRVLTIDPTEYRFKLALVNRKYDEVLHMVRNAKLVGQSIIAYLQKKGYPEVALHFVKDEKTRFSLALECGNIEVALEAAKALDERSCWERLGEAALLQGHHQVVEMCYQRTKNFDKLTFLYLITGNLAKLRKMMKIAEIRKDMSGHYQAALYLGDVSERVRILKNCGQKSLAYLTAATHGLDEEAEALKETFDPEKETVPEVDPNAQLLQPPPPINPLDTNWPLLTVSKGFFEGAIAAKGKAGQMAADLDMDTSGGEGWGDDAELQLDEDGFVDAPEGLGEEGLGKEEGGGWDVEEDLDLPPELDVPVGAGGGTEDGFFVPPTKGTSPTQMWCNNSQLPVDHILAGSFETAMRLLHDQVGVVDFGPYKSLFMQTLSRGRTSYLGLPSLPCLRGHPQRNWKDCGAKQGLPAVGLRLSDLISRLQQCYQLTTAGRFEDAVERFRVILLSVPLLVVDNKQEIAEAQQLITICREYIVGLTMETERKKLPKDTLEQQKRLCEMAAYFTHCNLQPVHMVLVLRTALNLFFKLRNFKTAAGFARRLLELGPKPDVAQQTRKILAACEKNLTDAHQLNYDPHNPFDLCAASYVPLYRGRPVEKCPLSGACYCPPYKGQICRVTQATEIGKDVIGLRVSPLQFR is encoded by the exons ATGTTAACAAAATTTGAAACGAAGTCGGCCCGTGTCAAAG GCCTGAGCTTCCATCCCAAACGGCCGTGGGTTCTTGCAAGTTTGCACAACGGAGTCATCCAGCTGTGGGACTATCGGATGTGTACACTTATTGACAAATTCGATGAGCATGACG GGCCTGTAAGAGGGATTGATTTCCACAAGCAGCAGCCACTGTTTGTGTCTGGAGGAGATGACTACAAAATCAAG GTGTGGAACTACAAGCTGAGGCGCTGTCTCTTCACCCTCCTTGGGCATCTTGACTACATCAGAACCACCTTCTTTCACCAT GAGTACCCCTGGATTCTGAGTGCTTCAGATGATCAGACGATTCGCATTTGGAACTGGCAGTCCAGGACGTGTGTCTG TGTGCTGACTGGCCATAATCACTACGTGATGTGTGCCCAGTTCCACCCATCTGAGGACCTGGTGGTGTCGGGCAGTTTGGACCAGACTGTGCGAGTGTGGGATATCTCCG GTTTGAGGAAGAAGAACCTGTCTCCAGGTGCTGTGGAGACAGAGGTGCGCGGCATCTCTGGTGTTGATTTGTTTGGTGCCTCTGATGCTGTTGTTAAACACGTCCTCGAG GGTCACGATCGCGGGGTCAACTGGGCAGCCTTCCACCCCACCATGCCTCTCATTGTGTCTGGAGCTGATGACAGGCAGGTGAAGATCTGGAGGATGAATG AGTCCAAGGCATGGGAGCTCGATACATGCCGTGGGCACTACAACAACGTGTCTTGTGCCATCTTCCACCCACGCCAGGAGCTCATTCTGTCCAACTCTGAGGACAAGAGCATCCGGGTGTGGGACATGTCCAAAAGGACCGGAGTACAGACCTTCCGCCGTGATCACGACCGCTTCTGGGTGCTGGGTGCCCACCCAAACCTCAACCTGTTTGCTGCAG GTCATGACAGTGGTATGATTGTGTTCAAGCTGGAGCGTGAACGTCCAGCCTACGCCGTACATGGCAACATGCTTTACTACGTCAAGGATCGCTTCCTCCGCCAGCTGGACTTCAACAGCAGCAAAGACACGGCTGTTATGCAGCTGCGCAG TGGGTCTAAGTTCCCAGTGTTCAGCATGTCTTATAATCCCGCTGAGAATGCTGTCCTGCTCTGCACT AGAGCAACCAACCTGGAGAACAGCACCTATGACCTGTACTCAATTCCCAAAGAAAGTGACTCTCAGAACCCCgatg CACCGGAGGGGAAAAGGTCTTCTGGTCTGACAGCCGTTTGGGTGGCCAGGAACAGATTTGCTGTGTTGGACCGTATGCACTCT CTGCTGATTAAAAATCTGAAGAATGAAATTGTGAAGAAAGTCCAGGTGCCGAGCTGTGAGGAGATCTTCTACGCCGGGACAGGCTCACTGCTGCTGCGTGATGCCGATGGCGTCACGCTGTTTGACGTGCAGCAGAAACGCTCCCTGGCCACTGTGAAAATCTCTAAGGTCAAGTACGTGGTGTGGAGCGCAGACACCAGCCACGTGGCTCTGCTGGCTAAACACG CAATTATGATCTGCAACCGTAAACTGGAAAGTCTGTGCAACATTCACGAGAACATCAGAGTGAAGAGTGGAGCCTGGGATGAGAGCGGAGTCTTTATCTACACCACTTCCAACCACATCAAATACGCCCTCACGTCTGG TGATCATGGCATCATCAGGACCCTGGACCTGCCCATCTATGTGACCCGCGTGAGAGGCAACAGCGTTTATTGCCTGGACAGGGAGTGCAGGCCCCGTGTGCTCACCATCGACCCCACAGAGTACCGCTTCAAACTGGCCCTGGTCAATCGCAAATATGATGAG GTGCTCCACATGGTGCGCAATGCCAAACTGGTAGGTCAGTCCATCATTGCCTATCTGCAGAAGAAGGGCTACCCCGAGGTAGCACTGCACTTCGTCAAAGATGAGAAGACGCGCTTTAGCCTGGCTCTGGAGTGTGGGAACATCGAG GTGGCTCTGGAAGCAGCCAAAGCCCTGGATGAGCGCAGCTGCTGGGAGCGTCTGGGTGAGGCAGCACTGCTGCAGGGTCACCACCAGGTCGTGGAAATGTGCTATCAGAGGACCAAGAACTTTGACAAGCTCACCTTCCTCTACCTCATCACTGGTAACTTGGCCAAGCTACGCAAGATGATGAAGATTG CTGAGATCAGAAAGGACATGAGCGGTCACTACCAGGCAGCACTCTACCTGGGAGACGTCAGCGAAAGGGTTAGAATATTGAAGAACTGTGGACAAA AGTCTCTGGCCTACCTGACTGCAGCCACACACGGGTTGGATGAAGAGGCTGAGGCACTAAAAGAGACGTTTGACCCAGAAAAGGAGACG GTGCCAGAGGTTGATCCTAATGCACAGCTGTTGCAGCCACCTCCACCCATCAACCCTCTAGACACTAACTGGCCTCTGCTCACCGTCTCAAAGGGCTTCTTTGAGGGAGCTATTGCAGCAAAGG GGAAAGCTGGTCAGATGGCTGCCGACTTGGACATGGATACTTCAGGAGGCGAGGGCTGGGGAGATGATGCTGAGCTTCAGCTGGATGAAG ATGGCTTTGTGGATGCTCCGGAAGGATTAGGAGAGGAAGGATTGGGgaaagaggaaggaggaggatggGATGTTGAGGAAGACCTGGATCTTCCTCCAGAGctg GATGTACCAGTTGGTGCAGGTGGAGGAACAGAGGACGGCTTCTTTGTCCCACCAACCAAGGGCACAAGTCCAACCCAGATGTGGTGCAACAATTCCCAGCTGCCAGTGGATCATATCCTGGCCGGCTCCTTTGAAACTGCAATGAGG CTGCTCCACGACCAGGTTGGAGTTGTGGACTTTGGCCCCTATAAGTCGCTTTTCATGCAGACTCTGTCCAGAGGACGCACATCTTACCTGGGGCTGCCGTCCCTGCCCTGCCTGCGTGGGCACCCACAAAGGAACTGGAAG GACTGTGGGGCAAAGCAGGGGCTGCCTGCTGTGGGCCTGCGTCTCTCTGATCTCATCTCCCGCCTGCAGCAGTGCTACCAGCTGACCACAGCCGGGCGATTTGAGGACGCCGTTGAGCGCTTCAGAGTCATCCTTCTGTCTGTACCCCTGCTGGTGGTTGATAACAAACAGGAGATTGCAGAG GCTCAGCAGCTGATTACAATATGCAGAGAGTACATAGTGGGTCTGACCATGGAGACTGAGAGGAAGAAGCTGCCTAAAGACACTTTGGAACAGCAGAAGAGGTTgtgtgag ATGGCTGCTTACTTCACCCACTGTAATCTCCAGCCAGTCCACATGGTGTTAGTGTTGCGCACAGCTTTGAACCTCTTCTTCAAACTGCGTAACTTTAAGACAGCTGCAGGCTTCGCACGACGTCTCCTCGAACTTGGGCCCAAGCCAGATGTTGCACAGCAG ACTCGCAAGATTTTGGCAGCCTGTGAGAAGAACTTGACAGACGCCCACCAGTTGAACTACGACCCCCACAATCCATTTGACCTGTGCGCTGCCTCTTACGTTCCCCTGTACCGCGGACGCCCCGTTGAGAAGTGCCCTCTGTCTGGAGCCTGCTACTGCCCCCCTTACAAAGGCCAGATCTGCAGGGTCACACAG GCGACGGAGATCGGCAAGGACGTGATTGGTCTGCGTGTGAGTCCACTTCAGTTCCGCTga
- the pex19 gene encoding peroxisomal biogenesis factor 19, which yields MASGPGGSSDGHDAELEELLDSALDDFDKAPAPPAPDPAAASSSASSGAQKPPLLEDCKLFETLFEGDMAAQAKEEWEKAMTELAQEEPELLQHFQKLSEAAGKVGTDTASQQEFTCCLKETLQGLAKNADNLKSSGLAGDDLVKALEGLGLEEGEGGGDDGNILPIMQSIMQNLLSKEVLYPSLKEITTKYPEWLETNKPSLSPEDYQRYEQQAKIMGDICKLFEREGEGAADKESTFERIMDLMQKLQDLGQPPKELAGDAPPGFNFDMDSLNLPGGPGAGSAEQCSIM from the exons ATGGCGTCAGGACCAGGAGGGTCGTCCGATGGGCACGATGCAGAGCTGGAAGAATTATTGGACA GTGCGTTGGATGATTTTGACAAGGCGCCCGCCCCTCCAGCCCCCGACCCTGCAGCCGCTTCGTCCTCAGCCAGCAGTGGTGCACAAAAG CCCCCTTTGCTAGAGGACTGTAAGCTCTTCGAGACTCTCTTTGAAGGGGACATGGCTGCCCAAGCTAAGGAGGAGTGGGAGAAGGCCATGACGGAGCTGGCTCAGGAGGAGCCGGAGCTTCTCCAACACTTTCAAAAGCTATCAGAGGCTGCGGGAAAAGTTG GTACTGACACTGCCTCCCAACAAGAATTCACTTGCTGTCTAAAAGAAACCCTTCAGGGGCTGGCCAAAAATGCAGACAACCTGAAG tCTTCGGGACTAGCTGGAGATGATCTTGTCAAAGCACTAGAAGGCCTAGGGTTGGAGGAGGGTGAAGGAGGTGGTGATGATGGAAACATCCTGCCCATCATGCAGTCTATCATGCAGAATCTTCTCTCTAAGGAGGTTCTTTATCCATCTCTGAAGGAAATCACTACTAAG TACCCAGAGTGGCTGGAAACCAACAAACCGAGCCTTAGTCCAGAGGATTACCAGCGCTATGAGCAGCAGGCCAAAATCATGGGAGACATCTGTAAGCTCtttgagagagagggagagggtgCAGCAGATAAAGAGAGCACATTTGAGAGGATCATGGACCTGATGCAAAAG CTGCAAGACCTTGGACAACCACCTAAAGAGCTAGCAGGTGATGCG cCTCCTGGCTTTAACTTTGACATGGACTCTCTCAATCTTCCTGGGGGCCCCGGGGCCGGGTCAGCCGAGCAGTGCTCCATCATGTGA